The following are encoded in a window of Impatiens glandulifera chromosome 5, dImpGla2.1, whole genome shotgun sequence genomic DNA:
- the LOC124939520 gene encoding G-type lectin S-receptor-like serine/threonine-protein kinase At2g19130, translated as MMIGFSWSNNHPLSHGAAAANTISANQPLSGDQTIVSAGGIFALGFFRPGKVSSKNYIGIWYNNLPGTQTVVWVANRDKPISDRYSSQLIFLDGNLVLLLNESHQTPIWSTNVSSSSSSPAVRAILGDDGNFVLKDMSNSTVWQSFDYPVHTWLPGAKLSYDKLTKTHQILTSWKTSGDPSDGLFSLELDEKNSQLLSRWNRSKQYWTSGPWDGKIFSLVPEMRADFLFNFSYVNNVNESYFIFKMYDPKGISRFFIDVAGQIRVVSWVQGVGWNWFWNHPTTQCEVYALCGGNGVCNHNYMDLPFCNCLKGFNPKSNHDWGLNDFLGGCVRKSELQCEKANKDGFMLFTNMTWPENPKYLSIQIEDMKDCASICLNDCSCTAYSYNIHDRCLVWNAELFNLQQLDQYEGYEGYGKSIYIRLAAEEFEEFASSKRSVKKTIGVVIGSVAAIVVLGIVILLILRRKKRSNVEGFLVVFMYRDLRRATKNFSEKLGGGGFGSVFKGRLPDSTLIAVKRLDSISQGEKQFRTEVNTIGNVQHVNLVRLLGFCSQGIKKLLVYEYMQNGSLDSILFRQNDSKSILNWKTRYQIAIGIARGLAYLHEKCRDCIVHCDIKPENILLDAGFCPKVADFGLAKLMGRDFSRVLTSMRGTIGYLAPEWISGVAITAKADVYSYGLMLFELISGRRNSGDGRMKYFPIWAANVAVEGGDIMSLLDARLDRESAEPEEVMRVCRVACWCIQDWEVHRPTMGQVVQVLEGVIDVEQSPVPRVLQNMVEDDGSLVFIEKISSSFTSNKTSQTQSISLSASLLHNCTP; from the coding sequence ATGATGATCGGCTTCTCTTGGAGCAACAATCATCCGCTTTCCCATGGAGCTGCTGCTGCTAACACCATCTCTGCAAATCAACCGCTTTCCGGAGATCAAACCATTGTGTCGGCAGGTGGGATCTTCGCACTTGGCTTCTTCAGACCAGGTAAGGTCTCCAGCAAAAACTACATAGGAATATGGTACAACAATCTCCCTGGTACTCAAACTGTGGTTTGGGTAGCGAACAGAGATAAACCCATCTCCGATAGGTATTCATCTCAACTCATATTCTTAGACGGTAATTTGGTGCTGCTTCTCAACGAATCTCATCAAACACCTATTTGGTCCACCAACGtctcatcttcatcatcgtcTCCTGCAGTTCGGGCGATCCTAGGTGATGATGGTAATTTCGTGCTAAAGGACATGTCAAATTCGACAGTTTGGCAGAGCTTTGATTATCCAGTCCACACATGGTTGCCTGGTGCGAAACTTTCGTATGACAAACTCACTAAAACGCACCAGATCCTCACATCCTGGAAAACCTCGGGGGATCCTTCTGATGGGTTATTTTCCCTTGAACTGGATGAAAAAAACAGTCAATTACTTAGTCGGTGGAATAGATCCAAGCAGTACTGGACTAGCGGCCCATGGGATGGGAAGATCTTCAGCTTGGTGCCGGAGATGAGGGCTGACTTCCTCTTCAACTTCAGCTATGTTAACAATGTGAACGAGAGTTACTTCATATTTAAGATGTATGATCCTAAAGGTATTTCTCGATTCTTTATTGATGTAGCGGGGCAAATCAGGGTAGTAAGTTGGGTGCAGGGTGTTGGATGGAATTGGTTCTGGAACCATCCAACAACACAGTGTGAGGTTTATGCTTTATGTGGAGGAAATGGTGTCTGCAATCATAATTATATGGATCTGCCATTCTGCAATTGCTTGAAGGGTTTCAATCCCAAGTCAAACCATGATTGGGGTCTCAATGATTTTTTAGGTGGTTGTGTGAGGAAATCCGAATTGCAATGCGAAAAGGCCAATAAAGACGGATTCATGTTGTTCACCAACATGACATGGCCTGAGAATCCAAAGTATCTTTCCATTCAAATAGAGGATATGAAGGATTGTGCATCTATTTGTCTGAATGACTGCTCTTGCACGGCTTATTCTTACAACATTCATGACAGATGTTTGGTTTGGAATGCAGAGTTGTTCAATCTACAACAGCTCGATCAATACGAAGGTTATGAAGGTTATGGCAAGAGTATTTATATCAGACTTGCTGCCgaagaatttgaagagtttgctAGTAGCAAGAGAAGCGTCAAAAAGACTATTGGTGTAGTTATAGGTTCGGTTGCTGCTATAGTTGTTTTGGGCATCGTTATCCTCCTTATATTGAGGAGGAAAAAGAGGTCGAATGTGGAAGGTTTTTTGGTTGTTTTCATGTACCGGGACTTGCGACGGGCCACCAAAAACTTCTCGGAGAAACTAGGAGGTGGGGGGTTTGGTTCTGTTTTCAAAGGGAGGTTGCCTGATTCAACGTTGATCGCGGTTAAGAGGCTCGATAGTATCAGCCAAGGAGAGAAGCAATTTAGGACGGAAGTGAACACGATTGGCAACGTTCAACATGTTAACCTTGTCCGTCTTCTTGGGTTCTGCTCCCAAGGAATCAAGAAGTTGCTCGTTTACGAGTACATGCAAAACGGCTCCCTGGATTCCATTCTTTTCCGTCAAAACGATTCAAAATCTATTTTGAACTGGAAAACCAGGTACCAAATTGCCATTGGTATAGCTCGGGGATTGGCTTACCTACACGAGAAGTGTCGCGACTGCATCGTCCACTGCGATATAAAACCCGAAAACATCCTTCTAGATGCCGGGTTCTGTCCCAAGGTGGCAGATTTCGGCCTGGCGAAGCTCATGGGTCGAGATTTCAGCCGGGTGCTTACGAGTATGAGAGGTACAATAGGGTATCTTGCTCCGGAATGGATATCGGGAGTAGCTATAACGGCAAAAGCGGATGTTTATAGCTACGGGCTGATGCTATTCGAGTTGATATCAGGACGAAGGAACTCTGGAGATGGGAGAATGAAGTACTTCCCCATTTGGGCTGCCAATGTGGCCGTAGAAGGGGGAGATATTATGAGTCTATTGGATGCTAGACTGGATAGGGAAAGTGCCGAACCTGAGGAGGTGATGAGAGTATGTAGGGTGGCTTGCTGGTGCATACAAGACTGGGAAGTGCATAGGCCTACAATGGGTCAAGTGGTTCAGGTCCTTGAAGGGGTTATAGACGTGGAACAGTCTCCGGTTCCACGGGTTCTCCAAAACATGGTTGAAGACGATGGAAGCTTAGTTTTCATCGAAAAAATATCTTCTTCGTTCACTTCAAATAAAACCTCACAGACTCAAAGCATTTCTTTATCCGCGAGTTTGTTACATAATTGTACACCCTAA
- the LOC124939521 gene encoding sigma intracellular receptor 2-like produces the protein MGCGKKVVDAVLFFFLVTLAVITPIFDAESVLPKEVLPKFLVDLKLTYGREFGDYLVLEKPAFFVGLTWFDILVVWPLSLLNLFAILASKSWFSKTSLIQGVAVFTSMIPILADMHLSGKANQNMQMVYYPFLAFSVLAILRGLLPCTPTPPPAKKKRV, from the exons ATGGGTTGTGGGAAGAAAGTTGTTGATGCtgttttgttcttcttcttagTGACATTGGCCGTGATTACGCCCATCTTCGATGCCGAATCCGTGTTGCCAAAGGAGGTGTTACCGAAATTTCTAGTTGATTTGAAGCTCACTTACGGTAGAGAATTTGGGGATTATCTTGTTTTAGAGAAGCCCGCTTTCTTCGTCGGGTTAACATGGTTTGATATTTTAGTTGTTTGGCCACTTTCCCTTCTCAACCTTTTTGCTATTCTTGCCTCCAAATCTTGGTTCTCGAAAACCTCATTGATCCAAGGCGTCGCCGTCTTCACTTCAATG ATACCTATATTGGCAGATATGCATCTATCGGGAAAGGCAAATCAGAATATGCAGATGGTTTACTACCCTTTCTTGGCTTTCTCCGTTTTAGCCATTCTAAGGGGACTGCTGCCTTGTACTCCAACTCCTCCTCCTGCTAAAAAGAAGAGGGTTTGA
- the LOC124940663 gene encoding sigma intracellular receptor 2-like has translation MGCGKKVVDALLFFFFLTFVLTTPILDADYILPKELIPKFVVDVKNFYINLVGDYLVVEKPHFFVGLTWFDILIVWPLSILNIYAILAGKSWFSTTSLIQGVGVFTSIIPILADIYLSGKGSVKMQLAYYPFLAFSILAILRGLLPCFGGTSAIATAIKKRV, from the exons ATGGGTTGTGGGAAGAAGGTTGTTGATGCATTGTTGTTCTTTTTCTTCCTGACTTTTGTCCTAACTACGCCCATCCTCGATGCCGATTACATTTTGCCAAAGGAATTGATACCAAAATTTGTGGTGGATGTGAAGAATTTTTACATTAATCTAGTTGGGGATTATCTTGTTGTAGAGAAACCACATTTCTTCGTAGGGTTAACATGGTTTGATATTCTAATTGTCTGGCCACTTTCCATTCTCAACATCTATGCTATTCTTGCCGGCAAATCTTGGTTTTCAACAACCTCTTTGATCCAAGGCGTCGGTGTCTTCACTTCAATA ATACCTATATTGGCAGATATTTATCTATCAGGAAAAGGAAGTGTGAAGATGCAATTGGCGTACTACCCTTTCTTGGCTTTCTCCATTTTAGCCATTCTCAGGGGGCTGCTGCCTTGTTTCGGCGGCACGTCTGCAATAGCTACAGCTATAAAGAAGAGGGTTTGA
- the LOC124939522 gene encoding uncharacterized protein LOC124939522, with protein sequence MGCGKKLVDSVLFIFFLTLTVVVPLFDSQSALPEKLYPKLLVDLKHTYANQVGDYLVLDKPAFFIGLTWIEIFVVWPLSIINLFAIAGGKSWFSTTCLIQGVTVFTSMGAIMADMHYSGKVNEKLQMVYYPFTGFAVLAILRGLLACSGDAASGAGGRRNLPAKKKRA encoded by the exons ATGGGTTGTGGAAAGAAACTTGTAGATTCAGTtctgttcatcttcttcttaacCTTAACCGTGGTTGTGCCCCTCTTCGATTCTCAATCCGCATTGCCAGAGAAACTATATCCAAAACTTCTGGTCGATCTGAAACATACTTACGCTAATCAAGTTGGGGATTATCTTGTTTTAGACAAACCCGCTTTCTTCATCGGACTAACCTGGATCGAGATTTTTGTTGTCTGGCCACTTTCCATCATCAATCTCTTCGCAATTGCTGGTGGCAAGTCCTGGTTTTCAACAACCTGTTTGATCCAAGGGGTTACTGTCTTCACTTCAATG GGAGCAATAATGGCGGATATGCACTATTCAGGAAAGGTAAATGAGAAGTTGCAGATGGTTTACTATCCTTTTACTGGGTTTGCCGTTTTAGCCATTCTCCGGGGACTGTTGGCTTGCTCCGGCGACGCTGCGTCTGGCGCCGGCGGTAGAAGGAATCTTCCTGCTAAAAAGAAGAGGGCTTGA
- the LOC124938262 gene encoding uncharacterized protein LOC124938262 — MGCGKKLVDSVLFVFCLILAVVMPLISFQSALPEQLFPKVPNYLVLEKTPIFIGLILKEIPVVWSLCILNLFAIVCSKSWFRTACLSLGVTIFVLMISIMSDMTITGKDKEKIQMQIVYYPFMGFSVLAILRGLLDFPGGPFGPAVGTPAAEKKRT, encoded by the exons ATGGGTTGTGGGAAGAAGCTTGTAGATTCAGTGTTGTTCGTCTTCTGCTTGATCTTGGCCGTGGTTATGCCCCTAATTTCTTTCCAATCCGCCTTGCCGGAGCAATTGTTTCCGAAAGTTCCCAACTACCTTGTTTTAGAGAAGACCCCAATCTTCATTGGGCTAATCCTGAAAGAGATTCCTGTAGTCTGGTCACTTTGTATCTTAAACCTCTTTGCTATTGTTTGCAGCAAATCCTGGTTTCGAACAGCCTGTTTGAGCCTAGGTGTCACCATCTTCGTTTTAATG ATATCTATAATGTCAGATATGACAATAACAGGAAAAGACAAAGAGAAGATACAGATGCAGATTGTTTACTACCCTTTTATGGGTTTTTCAGTTTTAGCCATTCTGCGGGGGCTGCTGGATTTCCCCGGCGGCCCTTTTGGACCAGCAGTTGGAACCCCTGCTGCTGAAAAGAAGAGGActtga
- the LOC124938261 gene encoding APO protein 4, mitochondrial has protein sequence MILKNKGYWNAAVTEGFVRLSRLYSSNSKIDFKKLKPMILKRINDRSKDYPVKAMIPLAREVLEARALLIQGVSILMQVIPVWACKFCPEVHVGPQGHSIKTCWGCRHRAKNQVHEWIPSKLNDIIVPVETYHLQNMSQDIIRHDQRFDFDRIPAIAELCWQAGVSLDDETLKGKDVEIIDTSADSLSKSKVWEIANGTLNAWEVLRTGVQKLLMVYPARVCSHCSEVHVGPSGHKARMCGVFAYESWRGPHFWKRAVVDDLVPPKISWSRRDHDPPVLLDERRDFYGHAPVVVDICSKAGIHLPKKYFCMMKVRGVSVPFQS, from the exons ATGATTCTTAAGAACAAGGGTTATTGGAATGCCGCAGTTACTGAAGGGTTTGTCAGACTATCTCGATTATACAGTTCGAATTCGAAGATCGATTTCAAGAAATTGAAGCCAATGATTTTAAAGAGAATCAATGATAGATCCAAGGATTATCCAGTCAAAGCCATGATTCCATTAGCACGTGAAGTTCTTGAAGCCAGGGCTCTTCTCATTCAAGGCGTTTCCATCCTTATGCAAGTCATCCCTGTTTGGGCCTGCAA GTTCTGTCCGGAAGTGCATGTCGGTCCACAAGGACATTCGATTAAGACTTGCTGGGGATGTAGGCACCGAGCCAAAAACCAAGTCCACGAATGGATTCCAAGCAAACTCAACGATATAATTGTCCCTGTCGAAACATATCACCTTCAAAACATGTCCCAAGACATAATCAGACATGATCAAAGATTTGACTTTGATCGTATTCCTGCAATTGCCGAGTTATGTTGGCAGGCAGGTGTTAGTCTAGACGATGAAACTCTAAAGGGTAAAGATGTTGAAATTATTGACACTTCTGCGGACTCTCTATCGAAATCCAAAGTTTGGGAGATAGCGAATGGAACGTTGAATGCTTGGGAGGTTCTTCGAACTGGAGTACAAAAGTTGTTGATGGTTTATCCTGCGAGAGTTTGTAGCCACTGTTCCGAGGTGCACGTGGGGCCTTCGGGGCATAAAGCTCGGATGTGTGGAGTGTTTGCGTACGAGAGTTGGCGTGGGCCCCACTTTTGGAAGAGGGCAGTGGTTGACGATTTGGTGCCTCCTAAGATTTCGTGGAGCAGACGCGATCACGATCCTCCTGTTCTCTTGGATGAAAGAAGGGATTTTTATGGGCATGCTCCTGTGGTGGTGGATATTTGCTCGAAAGCTGGTATTCATTTGCCTAAAAAGTACTTTTGTATGATGAAAGTTCGAGGCGTGTCTGTACCATTTCAATCGTAG